In the genome of Hymenobacter cellulosivorans, one region contains:
- a CDS encoding DUF4349 domain-containing protein, translated as MKLRVWSLPILLLAMACSQQSPETAKQTPPALNAMELPPPAPEAPGAPDAGETASPSVAPAATRKIIYHADVRVKVASLPQANARMDSLIRAFGAYVSDASEKREDGQWEHQMTIRVLPARFQDLLNHLNGLGALESKTLGSDDVTAEHADIAARLRTKRAVEQRYVALLSQAKKVADILEIEEKLGEVRGDIEATESRLKTLDDQVGYSTITLTYFQPIALSTPDAPVLSFGSRLVESFYSGWTLCTDLVLGLVTIWPLVVVGAAAYWGIRTWRRRRTRVLPEKA; from the coding sequence ATGAAATTACGCGTGTGGAGTTTACCTATCCTTCTGCTGGCTATGGCCTGCAGCCAACAAAGCCCCGAAACGGCTAAGCAGACACCACCAGCCCTGAACGCCATGGAATTACCGCCCCCAGCTCCCGAAGCTCCCGGTGCTCCCGATGCTGGGGAAACAGCTTCACCCTCTGTCGCGCCGGCAGCTACGCGCAAGATTATCTACCATGCCGACGTGCGGGTGAAAGTGGCAAGCCTGCCCCAGGCCAACGCGCGCATGGACAGCCTCATCCGCGCCTTTGGCGCCTACGTTTCGGATGCCTCCGAGAAGCGGGAAGACGGCCAATGGGAGCATCAGATGACCATTCGGGTGTTGCCCGCCCGCTTTCAGGACTTGCTCAACCATCTGAATGGGCTGGGGGCTCTGGAGTCGAAGACCCTGGGCAGTGACGATGTAACAGCTGAGCACGCCGATATTGCGGCTCGGCTACGTACCAAGCGCGCCGTAGAGCAGCGCTATGTAGCCTTGCTGAGCCAGGCCAAAAAGGTAGCTGACATTCTCGAAATAGAGGAGAAACTTGGCGAGGTTCGCGGAGACATTGAGGCTACGGAAAGCCGGCTCAAAACCCTCGACGACCAGGTTGGCTATTCCACTATCACCCTTACCTACTTCCAGCCAATTGCCCTGTCGACACCCGATGCGCCGGTTCTATCCTTTGGCAGCCGTTTGGTAGAGTCGTTTTATTCTGGCTGGACGCTCTGCACCGACCTTGTGCTGGGTTTGGTGACCATCTGGCCATTGGTAGTGGTAGGAGCTGCGGCCTACTGGGGTATCCGCACGTGGCGCCGCCGCCGCACGCGAGTACTGCCCGAAAAAGCTTAA